A single genomic interval of Adhaeribacter pallidiroseus harbors:
- the fsa gene encoding fructose-6-phosphate aldolase — MKFFIDTANLNEIREAYDLGVLDGVTTNPSLMAKEGIKGHDNVMAHYKAICDIVDGDISAEVIAVDYEGIIREGEILAELHPNIVVKVPMIREGVKAIKYFSDKGIKTNCTLIFNAGQALLAAKAGATYVSPFIGRLDDIGQDGMQLIEQIVQIFSNYGYPTEVLAASVRHTMHLLQCAEIGADVVTCPLNVITSLLNHPLTESGLAKFLADHKKVNA; from the coding sequence ATGAAATTCTTTATCGACACCGCTAATCTTAATGAGATTCGGGAAGCTTATGATTTAGGCGTACTGGATGGCGTTACTACCAATCCATCGTTAATGGCCAAAGAAGGCATTAAAGGCCACGATAATGTAATGGCACATTATAAAGCCATTTGCGACATTGTGGACGGAGATATTAGCGCTGAAGTAATTGCGGTAGATTACGAAGGTATCATCCGGGAAGGCGAAATATTGGCCGAACTGCACCCCAACATTGTGGTAAAAGTACCGATGATCCGGGAAGGGGTAAAAGCGATTAAATATTTCTCCGATAAAGGCATTAAAACCAACTGTACATTAATTTTCAACGCGGGTCAGGCTTTGTTGGCTGCCAAAGCTGGGGCAACGTATGTTTCGCCGTTTATTGGCCGTTTAGACGATATTGGCCAGGATGGCATGCAGTTAATCGAACAAATAGTGCAAATTTTCAGCAACTACGGTTATCCCACCGAAGTACTGGCGGCTTCCGTACGTCATACCATGCATTTGCTGCAATGCGCCGAAATCGGAGCTGATGTGGTAACCTGCCCGTTAAACGTTATTACTTCTTTACTTAACCATCCGCTTACCGAGAGTGGTCTGGCCAAATTCCTCGCCGATCATAAAAAAGTAAATGCTTAA
- a CDS encoding fructose-6-phosphate aldolase, producing the protein MYIIKVKGKAKIPDYIQLRDENFVLIAYFRADRPLKNMERYGLAHKEAALAAVIQELEFGKLQKLEI; encoded by the coding sequence GTGTACATTATTAAAGTAAAAGGCAAGGCCAAGATTCCGGATTACATTCAGTTACGCGACGAAAACTTTGTGCTGATTGCCTACTTCCGGGCGGATCGTCCGTTAAAAAACATGGAGCGTTATGGGTTGGCCCATAAAGAAGCGGCTTTGGCGGCTGTAATACAAGAACTGGAATTTGGGAAGCTCCAGAAACTGGAAATTTGA
- a CDS encoding serine hydrolase domain-containing protein — translation MRKFLLSLLLTGSVFFTYAQKPALSQKQGNIFKNASAESVGMSSERLQRLDKLLQEYTSKNLVPGAIALIMRDGKVVYQKAVGVNDLDTKAPLAPDAIMRIASQTKALTSLGVMLLFEEGKFLLDEPVSKYIPAFKNQKVLETFNDKDSSYTTVPAKREVTIRHLLTHTSGIGYAGIGSKEATAIYAKAKVTSGIGTPHGKIGDAMNRLGSLPLMHQPGEKFTYSLSTDVLGYFIEVISGMPLDKFMRSRIFEPLDMTDTYFYLPANKQNRLANLFTEDAQKNTVKAVARNGQSPDYPKVQDGTYFSGGAGLSSTIGDYAKFLQMMLNHGSYNGKQIISPATVRLMTTNQIGEVNQGDNKFGLGFGIITAKGAAKLGVSEGSYEWGGYFGTTYWVDPKEGIVALIYTQKAPNSTGGSLSDKFKAMVYQSITSSRGKELD, via the coding sequence ATGAGAAAGTTTTTACTAAGTCTGCTGCTAACGGGCAGTGTATTTTTTACCTATGCGCAAAAGCCGGCGCTTAGCCAGAAACAAGGCAATATTTTTAAAAATGCCAGTGCCGAAAGTGTTGGTATGAGCAGCGAACGGCTGCAACGCCTTGATAAACTCCTGCAGGAATACACCAGTAAAAATCTGGTACCCGGGGCTATTGCTTTGATTATGCGCGATGGTAAAGTGGTGTACCAGAAAGCAGTGGGGGTAAACGACCTGGATACGAAAGCACCCTTGGCTCCGGATGCCATTATGCGCATTGCTTCCCAAACCAAAGCCCTGACTAGTTTAGGGGTGATGCTATTATTTGAAGAAGGTAAGTTTTTACTGGACGAACCGGTTTCTAAGTATATTCCTGCTTTCAAAAATCAGAAGGTATTGGAAACTTTTAACGATAAAGACTCCAGTTATACCACCGTACCGGCTAAGCGCGAAGTTACCATCCGGCATTTGCTTACGCATACGTCGGGTATTGGGTATGCGGGCATTGGCAGCAAAGAAGCTACGGCTATTTACGCCAAAGCTAAAGTTACCAGCGGCATCGGGACGCCGCATGGGAAAATTGGCGATGCCATGAACCGCCTCGGCAGCTTACCCTTAATGCACCAACCCGGCGAAAAATTTACGTATAGTTTAAGTACCGATGTGCTCGGCTATTTTATTGAAGTAATTTCGGGTATGCCGCTCGATAAGTTTATGCGGTCGCGCATTTTTGAACCGCTGGATATGACCGACACGTATTTTTACCTGCCGGCCAACAAGCAAAACCGCTTAGCCAATTTATTTACCGAAGATGCCCAGAAAAATACGGTTAAAGCAGTAGCGCGCAACGGGCAATCGCCGGATTATCCCAAAGTACAGGATGGTACGTATTTTTCCGGGGGCGCGGGTTTGTCGTCCACCATTGGCGATTATGCAAAATTTCTGCAAATGATGCTGAACCATGGTTCGTATAACGGTAAACAAATTATCAGCCCAGCCACGGTACGCCTAATGACCACTAACCAGATTGGCGAAGTAAATCAGGGGGATAACAAATTTGGTTTAGGGTTCGGAATTATTACGGCTAAAGGAGCGGCTAAACTGGGTGTGAGCGAAGGTTCTTACGAGTGGGGTGGGTATTTTGGCACCACTTATTGGGTAGACCCTAAAGAAGGCATTGTGGCTTTAATTTACACCCAAAAAGCGCCCAACAGCACTGGCGGTTCTTTAAGCGATAAATTTAAAGCCATGGTGTATCAATCTATTACCAGCTCCAGGGGCAAAGAACTGGATTAA